A window of Acidimicrobiales bacterium genomic DNA:
CGGGGTGCGGGTCGGGGTCCGGGTCATCGGGGGTAGCTCGCCTTTCTTGGTGGACTTCACAGGGTTCACAGGTCGGCGCCGACCAGCAGGATCTCCACCCGCCGGTTGCGCTGGCGGCCCGCGGGATCGTCGGCGCCGTCGGGGGTCGTGTCGGGGGCGACCGGCCGGGTCTCGCCGTAGCCGGTGGCCGTCATGCGGTCGCCGGCCACGCCCAGGACCGCCAGGGCGTCGCGCACGGCGGTCGCCCGCTGCTCGGAGAGCTGCTGGTTGTAGGCGTCCTCGCCCACGGCGTCGGTGTGACCGCCGATCTCGAGCGTCGCGTCGGGGTAGGCGGCCGCGAGGCCGGCGACCAGGCCCAGCTCCTCGCCGGCCGCGGGGAGCAGCGCGGCGCTGTCGAAGTCGAACAGCACGCTGTCGGGCAGGGGGACCGAGATGCCCTCCTCGGTGTCCTCGCCGCCCAGCTCGGTCACGGCGTCGTCCACCGAGATGGCGACGTCGCCGTCGGGACCCGAGATGGTGATGCCGCCGTCGTCGGCGCCGACCTCGATGTCGCCGAAGCAGCTCTCGATCGTCACGCTGCCCTCGCCGACCGACACGCGGCCCTCGCCGCTCTCGACGTCGACGCCGTCCTCGCCGATCGTGATGCCACCGCCCTCGCCGTCGCCGCCGACCGAGATGCCGTCCTCGCCGATGGAGACGCCGCCGTCGCCGCTGTCACCGGTGTCGGTGTCGCAGCCGGCGGCGTCCTCCGTGGCCGGTGTGTCGTCGGGCGTCGGCGTGGTCTCGGGGGCCGGGCGGTCGGCCGACGCGGCGTCGCCCGAGCGTTCGTCGTCGTCCCCACCACCCCCGCAGGCGGAGACCGTCACCGCCACCAGCAGGGTCAGGCCCAGCAGCCGTCGCGTTCTTCTCGACATGGGCCGGGACACTAGGCACCCGCCGTGAAACGAGCGTGAAAGTCGTGCTCAGAGGGTCCGCAGGGCGGCGAGGGCGTGGCGGGCGAGGCGGTGGGTGCCGACGTCGAGGTCGAGGCCGTCGAGCTCGTCGAGGCCGGCCCAGCGCAGGCCTCGCGACTCGTGGTTCCCGCTGGCGACTGCGCCCGGTGGTGCCACCACCAGATAGCGGACGTCGAAGTGGAGGTGCGACACCTCCTTGGCGGCCTCGAAGAGGTGGACGTCGAGGTCGATCGCCGGAGCCGCCGCCCGGAGACCCGTGATGCCGGTCTCCTCGGTGGCCTCGCGCAGCGCCACACCCGGCAGGGCGGCGTCGCCGTCGGCGTGGCCGCCCGGCTGCAGCCAACGCCCGACCTTGGCGTGCAGCATGAACAGGAACCGCTCCGTGTCAGGGTCGACCACCATGGCCGAGCCGGTCAGGTGCCCCTCGACGCACGTCCGATGGAGGGCGTCGGGGTGGGCGTCGACGAAGGCCAGGATCTGCTTGCGGAGGTCGTCGTCCACGGTGGGCAGGGCCGCCTCCACGTGCCGCCGGGCGACGGCCAGGTCGGCGGTCGGCGCGACCAGGGGGTCGTCCGGGGCGAGGAGGCGCAGGTCGGTCACGACGGGCGGTCGAAGAGGTCGCGGCGGGGGTCGTCGGTGTACACGGGGTCGCGGCCGGCGTCGAAGGCCCGGATGGCCTCCTGCAGGTTCTCGGTGAAGCCGAGCATGAGCTGGTTGCGGTCCTCCAGGGCGATGGCCGACTCCAGGCTCGCCACCTCGAGGTTGGCCCACAGGGCGTCCTTGGTCATGGCGAGGCCGTAGGGGCTGAAGCGGGTCATCGCCTCGGCCATGTCGAGGGCCTCGTCGAGCACCTCGCCGTCGTCGACCACCCGCGACACCAGGCCCAGCTCCTGCGCCTCCGCGGCGCCGACCTTGCGCCCGGTGAGCAGCAGGTCGTTGGCCCGGGCCGCGCCGATCAGCCGGGGCAACAGCCAGCCCGCGGCCATCTCGGTGCTGGTGAGGCCGTTGACGATGCCGGTGGCGTTGAACTCGGCCGACGTGGCCGCGATGCGGAGGTCGGCCGCCAGCGTCAGGCACATCCCGCCACCGTAGGCGGGGCCGTTGACCGCCGCGATCACCGGTTGGGGCAGGCGGCGCAGGCTCAGCACCAGCTGGCTGTAGACCCGCATCGAGCGCTGGGCGATGCGCCCGACCGACAGGCCGTCGATGCCGGGCACGACGCCGTAGTCCTTCAGGTCGAGGCCCGAGCAGAACCCCCGCCCGGCGCCGGTGAGCACCACGACCCAGGTGTCGTTCTCGGCGGCGACCGTCGTGAGGGTGCGGTCGAGCTCGAGCGCCAGGTCGATCGACAGGGCGTTGAGCCGCTCCGGCCGGTTCAGGGTCACGACCGCGGTGTGGGGCCGCGGGTGCTCCAATAGAACAGGTTCCATTTCCGGACGTTAGAGGCCGGCTCAGCGGCGCGACACGTTGGGGTCGCCGGTTACGTACCAGCGCCACGGGTGCTCGGCGCCGGCGGACAGGCCGACCCGGGTGGTCTGCACGGGGTCGGCGGGCGGGGCCGTGCCGTCGTCGAGGATGGTGACACCCCGGTCGGCGGCGACCAGGTCGGCGCCGTCGAACGCTCGGTCGAGCCCGAACGCCTGGCACAGCTTGGCGGGGCCGCTGCACAGGTCGCGGTCCCGGCGGGCGGCGGGACGACGGGCCCGCATCTCGTCCAGGCCCTCCAGCGGCGCCAGGGCCCGCAGCAGCACGGCGATGCCCTCGCCCTCGTCGCCGCAGACGGCGTTGGCGCACCAGTGCATCCCGTAGGTGAAGTAGACGTACAGGCCGCCGGGCGGGCCGAACATGGTGCGGTTCCGGGGCGTCAGACCCCGGTAGGTGTGGGCGCCGGGGTCCTCGCCGCCGCAGTAGGCCTCGGCCTCGACGATGCGGCCGACGAGGTCACCGTGCACGAGCAGCTTGTTGAGCAGGTCGGGCGCGACCACCCGGGCGTCACGCCGGTAGAACTCCCGCTCCACCGTCCGGCGCACTACGGCTCGTCGTCGTCGGACTCGGCCTCCGGCTGGGTCTTGTCGAGGTCGAGGCCGGCGACGAACTGACCGAACTCCCCGAGGTCGAACTCCCCCGAGACCGGCTTGACCTCCTCCTTCTTCTCCAGCGCCGCGACGGCCGCGTCGACGAAGGCCGACGCCAACGGCGGCACCTCCGACACCGGTGCCGGCTCGGGCTCCTCGTCCTCCGACGCCTCCGGCTCGGCCGCCGGTTCGTCGTCGGCTTCGAGGCCCGACTCGTCGTCCGCTTCGGGGACGACCTCGGAGTCCGCATCCGGCTCCGGTTCCGGCACGGCCTCGGCGTCGTCGACTGTGTCGGGAACAGCCCCGTTGGAACCGACATCCGGGACAGCCTCGGTGGCGGCGTCGGGCTCCTCGGGCGCCCCGTCCTCCGGAACCTCGGGTTCCGACAGCTCCGGCTCGGCCTCGGCCGCCTCGGGCTCCGACACCTCCGGTTCGAACTCGGGCGCCGCGGCCTCGAGCACCTCGTCCTCCGTCACGTCCGGCTCGGCCTCGGCCGTGGTCTCCTCCGACACCTTCGGCTCGGGCTCGACAGGGACGGGAACGGGGGGCGGGGTCGGCTTCGTGAGGGCCTCGACGTGGGCGGCGAAGGCCTCCAGCTGGATCGCCACCGGGCCGGGGCCGGCGGCGCCGGGGCTGGTGCGACGTTGGATGACGCGGCCCTCGCCGATGAAGCGGGCCGGCTCGGGGCCGAGGTCGGGGTGGAGGGCGATCAGGTCCTCCAGAGGCGTCCCCTGGTCGATCGACCGCCGCACCAGCTCGCCGACGATGGCGTGCGCCTGGCGGAACGGCATCCCCTGCCCCACCAGCCACTCGGCCATGTCGGTGGCCGCCAGATCGGGCGAGTCGGCCGCCGCCTGCATCCGGCGGGGCTCGAACTCCAGCGTCCGGTACAGGCCCGCCATCGCGCCCAACGCCAGGCTCACCTGGTCGACCGCGTCGAACAGCGGCTCCTTGTCCTCCTGGAGGTCGCGGTTGTAGGCCAGCGGCAGGCCCTTCAGCGTCACCAGCAGCCCGGTGAGGTTGCCGATCACCCGTCCCGCCTTGCCCCGCGCCAGCTCGGCGATGTCGGCGTTCTTCTTCTGGGGCAGCATCGAGGAGCCGGTGGCGTAGGCGTCGTCGAGACGGGCGAACCCGAACTCCGCCGTCGTCCACAGCACCACCTCCTCCCCCATCCGCGACAGGTGCACCGCCAGCAGGCTCAGGTCGAACAGCGCTTCGGCCACGAAGTCGCGGTCGCTGACGGCGTCGAGGCTGTTGTCGAACGGCCGGGCGAAGCCGAGCTGCTCGGCCGTGAACGCCGGGTCGAGAGGCAGCGACGACCCCGCCAGTGCCCCCGCGCCCAGCGGCGACACGTCGAGCCGGCGCACGCAGTCGGCCAGGCGGTCGACGTCGCGGGCCAGCGCCCACCCGTGGGCCAGCAGGTGGTGGGCCAGCAGCACCGGCTGGGCCCGCTGCAGGTGGGTGTAGCCCGGCAGGTAGGTCGAGCCGGCCTCCCGGGCCCGGTCCAGCAGCACCCGCTGCAGGTCGACGACCCGCCCGGCGATCGCCTCCAGCTCCCGCTTGCACCACAGGCGCAGGGCGGTCGCCACCTGGTCGTTGCGGGAGCGACCGGTGTGGAGCTTGGCGCCGGCGTCGCCCGCCAGCTCGGTGACACGGCGCTCGATGGCGGTGTGGATGTCCTCGTCGGTGGGGGCGAACGGGAAGTCGCCCCGGGTCAGCTCCTGCTCGACCTGGTCGAGGGCGACGAACACCTCGGCCGCCTCGAAGTCGCTGATCAGCTCCGCCCGCGCCAACCCGGCGACGTGGGCGGCGCTACCCGCCAGGTCGTCCAGCGCCAGCCGCTGGTCGAACGACAGGCTGACCGTGAACGCCAACAGCTCGTCGGCCGGACCGCCGGCGAACCGGCCGTGCCACAGCGTCTGCGTCGGCTCCGCCGAGCCCTCCTTGGGGGCGGGCTCGTCGGCGGTAGGGGCGTCCGGAACGTCCGGGAGCCCGAAGAAGTCGACCTTCTCGGGGACGTCCGGCGCCTCGGGGATCTCCGGTTCCTCGGTCACGGTTTCCCGGCGCCGGTGCCCTGGACCGCCGCCCAGGTCTGGATGCCGAGGCCCCACAGCCGCACGAAGCCCTCGCTGTCCTCGTGACGGAAGTTGTCGGCGGCGTCGTAGGTGGCCAGGCCGTAGTCGTAGAGGCTCACCGGGCTCCGCCGGCCCTCCACCTGGCACGACCCGGGCGCCAGCCGCAGCCGCACCTCGCCGGTCACGTGCTGCTGGCTGCTGTCGACGAAGGCGTCGAGGGCCTGCTTCAGCGGGCTGAACCACAGGCCGTCGTACACCAGCTCGGCGTAGCGCGATTCCATGCGACTCTTCTCCCGGGACAGGTCGCGCTCCAGCGTGATGCCCTCGAGGTCGGCGTGGGCCAGCATGAGCGCCAGCGCCGCCGGGGACTCGTAGGTCTCCCGGCTCTTGATGCCGACCCGCCGGTTCTCCACCATGTCGATCCGACCCCAGCCGTAGCTGCCCACGAAGCCGTTGAGCTGCGAGATCAGCGTGGCCGGCGACAGCGCCTGGCCGTCGAGCGACACCGGCACGCCCCGGTCGAAGCCCACCACCACGTCGGCGGGCTCGGTCGCGGTCGGCTCGGTGAGCGACCAGACGCCCGCGGGCGGCGTGGCCCACGGGTCCTCCATCTCGCCGCACTCGATGGCCCGGCCCCACAGGTTGTCGTCGATGGAGTAGAGCTTCTCCTTCGTCGCCGTGATCGGGATGTCGTGGTCGTCGGCGTAGAGGATGCAGTCCTCCCGGGTCATGCCCCAGGAGCGGACGGGCGCCACCACGTCGAGGTCCGGCGCCAGAGCCCGGGTGGCCACCTCGAAGCGCACCTGGTCGTTGCCCTTGCCGGTGCAGCCATGGGCCACGGCGTCGGCGGCGTGCTCGCGGGCCGCGGCGACCAGGTGCTTGACGATCACCGGCCGCGACAGAGCCGACACCAGCGGGTAGCGGCCCTCGTAGAGGGCGTTCGCCTTGAGCACGGGGAGGCAGTAGTCGCGGGCGAACTCCTCCCGGGCGTCGACCACGAAGGCGTCGACGGCACCGGCGGCCAGCGCCCGTTGGCGCACGACGTCCCAGTCCTCGCTGGCCTGGCCGACGTCGACCGCCAGCGCGATCACCTCGACCTGCAGGTTGTCGATCATCCAACGGACGGCCACCGACGTATCGAGACCACCGCTGTACGCGAGAACTACGCGCTTTGCCAACGTTCCTCCTGGGGTTACAAGCCCGCGAGCTCGCGGAGCTGGGCTGCCATCTTCTTGCCCCCGATCTCCTCGGCGACGACCACCAACAGGGTGTCGTCGCCGGCCACCGTGCCGATCACGCCGGGCAGGCCCGTGCGGTCGAGCGCCGATGCCACCACATGGGCGGACCCGGGCGGGGTCCGCAGCACCACCAGGTTGGCCGACGCCGCCACCTCGACCACCCACTCCCCGAACACCCGGCGTAGGTGCGTCTCCGGCACGTGCTGCTCCATCGGCAGCTCGGGGATGGCGTACACCGTGTCGCCCCCCGGCACCCGGACCTTCACCGCGCCCAGCTCGTCGAGGTCGCGCGACACCGTCGCCTGGGTCGCCGCGATCCCCTCGTCGCCCAGCAGGTCGACCAGCTGGGTCTGGCTGACCACGGAGTTCTCCGTCAGCAGCCGGGCGATCCGGTGCTGCCGCTGCGGCTTGGCGAGGGTCCGTACCGAGTCGCTCATCATGCGGCGCCCCTTCCGTCGGCGTGGTCCAGGAGCCACGACAGCAGGCCCCGGAAGCTGTGCAGCCGGTTGTGGGCCTGCACGATCGCCCGGCTCTGCGGACCATCCATCACCGACGCCGACACCTCCTCGCCCCGGTGCACCGGCAGGCAGTGCATGAACACCGCACCGGGCGCGGCCCGGGCCATCAGCCCGTCGTCGACCGTGAAGCCCTCGAACGCCCGGCGCCGCTCGTCGGCCTCGCCCTCCTGGCCCATCGACGCCCACGTGTCGCTGTGCACCGCCAGCGCACCCTCGACGGCCTCCTCGGGCCGGGCGCTCACGGTCGGCTCCGCGCCGGCGGCCCGCAGCCGGTCGACGTCGGCGTCGTCGGGGCCGTAGCCCGGCGGGCAGCCCAGCCGCACCTTCATGCCCAGCATCGTCGCCCCCAGGCTCAGCGACCGGGCCACGTTGTTGTAGTCGCCCACCCAGGCGACCGTCGCGCCGGCCAGCGACCCCAGGGTCTGGCGCATGGTCAGGAGGTCGGCCAGCGCCTGGCAGGGGTGGCCCTCGTTGGACAGCAGGTTGACGATCGGGATCGACGCCGCACCCGAGAACTGGTCCAGCAGCTCCTGCTCGTAGACCCGGGCGCCGAGCACGGCGTGGTAGCCGGACAGCACCTTGGCCATGTCGGGGATCGGCTCGCGGTCGCCGGGGCCGACCTCGTCGCGCCGGAAGCTCACCGGGTGGCCGCCGAGCTGCACCACCGCCACCTCGCAGGAGTGCCGGGTGCGCAGCGACGGCTTCTCGAAGTACAGACCGACGGTGCGGCCGGTGAGGACGCGGGGCAGGTCGGGGCTCTCGGCCCGGTCGAGCACCTCGACCAGCTCGTCGGGGCTGAGGTCGTCGACCTCGAGGAAGTGGCGCAGGTGCAGGCTCACTGCACCGCCTTCAGGGCCGCGCCGACGCGCTCGACGGCGGTGTCGATCTCGTCGTCGGTGATCAGCAGCGAGGGGGCGAAGCGCAGGGCCGTCGGGGTGACGGCGTTGACGACGACGCCGGTGGCCAGCAGCGCGGCGGCCACGTCGGCCGAGGCCACGCCCGGCGCCAGCTCGGCCGCCAGCAGCAACCCGAGGCCCCGGACGTCGACGACGCCGTCGAGGTCGGCGAGCCCGGCCACCAGACGCCGGCTCGCGGCGGCGGCCCGCGTGGGCACGTCCTCGGCCTCCATCACGGCCAGCACCGCGCGGGCCGCGGCGGTCGCCAGGGGCTGGCCGCCGAAGGTGGTGGCGTGGTCGCCCGGCTGGAACACCCCGGCGACGTCGGCCTTCGCCCAGCAGGCGCCGATGGGCACGCCGTTGCCGAGGGCCTTGGCCATCGTGACCACGTCGGGAACGACGCCGAAGTGCTGGAAGCCGAACCAGCGGCCGGTGCGTCCCAGGCCGGTCTGCACCTCGTCGACGACCATCAGGATGCCCCGCTCGTCACACAGCTTCCGCACGCCCCGGAAGTACTCGGCGCTGGCCGGGTTCACCCCGCCCTCGCCCTGCACCGGCTCCAGGAGCACCGCAGCGACGCTGGGGTCGAGCGACGACTCCAGCGCGGCGAGGTCGTCCCAGGCCACGTGGCGGAACCCCTCGGGAAGCGGCTGGAACGCCTCGTGCTTGGCGGGCTGGCCGGTGGCGTGCAGGGTGGCGAGCGTCCGGCCGTGGAAGCTGCCGTAGGCCGACACCACCACGTAGCGGCCGTGGCCGCCGAAGCGCCGGGCCAGCTTGAAGGCGCACTCGTTGGCCTCGGCGCCCGAGTTGGCGAAGAAGACCTGACCGCCCGGCGGGGTGCCGGCGTCGTCACCGACCAGCCGGTCGAGCGTCGCCGCCACCTCCCAGGCGATCTCGTTGCCGAACAGGTTCGACACGTGCAGCAGCGTCTGCGACTGCTCGGCCAAGGCGGCCGCGACCGCCGGGTGGCTGTGGCCCAGCCCGGTGACGCCCAGGCCCGACAGCAGGTCGAGGTAGCGGGTGCCGTCGGCGTCCCACAGCCACGACCCCTCGCCCCGGACGAACCGCACCTTCGGCTCGGCGTACGTCGGCATCAACGCCGCGAAGCTCGTGGCCGTCATGCCCCCACTCTCTCCAATTCCAGCTCGCCGCTGGTGATCATCGTGCCGATGCCCTCGTCGCTGAACAGCTCCAGCAGCAGGACGTGCGGGATGCGCCCATCGAGCAGGTGGGCCGACCCGACCCCGTTCCGCACCGCGTCGGCGGCCGCCGCCACCTTCGGGATCATCCCGCCGCTCAGGCCGCCCGACTCGATCATGGCGTCGAGCTCGGCGGCGTCGATGCGGCTGACGAGGCTGGCGGGATCGTCGAGGTCGGTGAGCAGGCCGGCGATGTCGGTGAGGAAGATCGCCTTCTCGGCCCCCAGCGCCGCGGCCAACGCACCCGCCACGGTGTCGGCGTTGATGTTGTAGGCCTGCCCGACGGCGTCGGACCCGATGGTCGACACCACCGGGATCAGGTCCTCGGCCAGCAGCTTGTGCACGATCCCGGGGTTCACCGCCGCCACGTCGCCGACGAAGCCGAGGTCCGGGTGGCGGGCGCTCGCCAGGATGAGGCCGGCGTCCTCGCCGGCGATGCCGACGGCGAGCGGACCGTGGACGTTGATCGCCGACACGATGTCGCGGTTCACCTTCCCCACCAGCACCATGCGGGCGATGTCGACGGTCTCGGCGTCGGTCACCCGCAGGCCGTCGCGGAACTCGGGCACCTTGCCCAGCCGCTCCATCAGGTCGCTGATCTGGGGGCCGCCGCCGTGCACCACCACCGGCCGCAGGCCGACGGCCCGCAGCAGCACCACGTCGGCGGCCACGGCCTTCGCCAGCTCGGCGTCGACCATGGCGTTGCCGCCGTACTTCACCACCACCACGGCACCCCGGAACGCCTGGATGTACGGCAGCGCCTCGACGAGCACGCCGGCCCGCTCCTCCGCGACCGAGAGCGGGAGCCTCATGACGTCCCCATGTTCTCGTCGACGTAGGCGTGGGTGAGGTCGTTGGTGAGGATCCGGGCCTCGGCGGGGCCGACGCCGAGGTCGCAGTGGAGCTCGACGTACTCGCCGTCCATGTGGGCGACGACGGCGGCCCGGTCGTGGTCGACCTCGACGCAGCCCCGGCTCACGACGGTGCCGCCGTAGGCGATCGCCAGGGCGCCCACGTCGAGGGCGACGCCGGCGGTGCCCAGGTCGCTGGCCACCCGGCCCCAGTAGGGGTCCTTGCCGTACCACGAGCACTTCACCAGCTGGCTCTCGGCCACCTTGCGAGCGGCCCGCCGGGCCTCGTCGTCGGACGCCGCCCCGGTCACCCGCACCTTCACCACCTTGGTGTGGCCCTCGGCGTCGCCCACCATCTGCATGGCGAGGTCGAGGCAGGCGTCGGCCACCGCCGCCGCGAACCCCTCGGTGGAGGCGGGCGGACCGGCGAGGCCGCCGGCCAGCAGGATCACGGTGTCGTTGGTCGAGGTGCAGCCGTCGATGGTCATGGCGTTGAACGAGTCGGCCACGCCGGCCGCCAGCGCCGCCTGCAGCTCGGGGCCGTCGACCGCGGCGTCGGTGGTGAGGACCGCCAGCATCGTCGCCATGTTGGGGGCCAGCATCGCCGCCCCCTTGGCCATGCCGCCGACGACGAACCCGTCGCCCCGCACGACCGTCTGCTTGTGGCGGGTGTCGGTGGTCATGATCGCCCGGGCCGCGGCGATGGCGTCGGTGGGGGCCGGCCCCAGGCCGGCAGCGAGGTCGGGCACGGCCTTGGTGACCAGGTCGATCGGCAGCGGCGGCCCGATGAGCCCGGTGGAGCACACCAGCACCTCGTCGGCTCGGCAGCCGAGGGATGCGGCCGCGTCGGCGCACATCGTGGCGGCGGCGGCGTCGCCCTGGTCGCCGGTGCAGGCGTTGGCGTTCCCGCTGTTGAGGATCACGGCCGCCGCCCGGCCGCCCGTGGTCGCCAGATGGGCGCGGCTGGTGGTGACCGGCGCCGCGAGCACCAGGTTCTGCGTGAACACCGCCACGGCGGGCACGGCCACCCCGTCGGCGGTCGCGATCAGCGCCAGGTCGGCGTCGCCCGACGCCTTGATGCCGCTGGCGACCCCGTTGGCGACGAACCCCTGCGGCGCGGTGACGCTCACGGGTACACCCCCACGGTGGCGAGGCCGGCGGTCTCGGGTTGGCCGGTCATCAGGTTGGCGCACTGGATCGCCTGGCCCGAGGCGCCCTTCACGAGGTTGTCGAGGGCGGCGATGGCGACGATCCAGCCGGTGCGGGGGTCGGCCATGGCGGTGACGTGGGCGGCGTTGGAGCCGAACGTGGCCTTGGTGGACGGCGAGCCCTCGGTGACGACCATGAACGGCTCGCCCCGCCACGCCTGGCGCAGCACGTCGTGCAGCTGCGCGGTGGTGATGGGCTCGGTGGGCCGGGCGTAGCAGGTGGCGAGGATGCCCCGGCTCATCGGGGCCATGTGCGGTGTGAAGATCAGCTGGACCTCGGCGTCGGCGACGGAGCTGAGCGTCTGCTCCATCTCGGGCGTGTGGCGGTGGGTGAGCAGGCCGTAGGCGGTGAAGTCCTCGTCGACCGTGCAGAAGGTGGTGTTCGGCTTGGGGCCCCGGCCGGCGCCGGAGGCCCCGCTGGCGGCGTCGACCACGATGCCGGTCGACTCGACCAGCCCGTGCTGCAGCAGCGGCGCCAGCGCCAGGGTGGCCGCGGTGACGTAGCAGCCAGGGGCGGCGACGTTGCGGGCCGACTGGACCTGGGTGCGGAACAGCTCGGGCAGGCCGTAGGTGAACTCCGCGAGGAGGTCGGGCCGGGTGTGGGCCTCGCCGTACCAGGTGGGATAGAGGCTCGGGTCGGTGAGCCGGAAGTCGGCGGCCAGATCGACGATGGCGCCGACCCGTCCGATCAGGTCGGGCACCACCGCCTGCGAGGCGCCGTGCGGCAGGCCCAGGAACACCACGTCGAGGCCGTCGACCGCGGCCGGGTCGTACGAGCTGAACGTGGTGTCGCCGTAGGCCGCGGCGAGGCTCGGGTAGAGCCCCGCGATCCGGGAGCCGGCCTGGCTGTCGCCGGTGGCGAGCTTCACGTCGAAGCTGGGGTGCTGCGCGCAGAGGCGCAGCAGCTCCGCTCCCGTGTAGCCCGAGGCTCCGACGATCCCGACCGATGTCACCGCGTCAGCATACGTCGCATTGCATACTCATGCATACGACTTGCGCGTCCAATGTCCGCTCATCGCCGAACCAGGCGGCGGCGACCGGCGCCCACCGTGGGGCGCCGGCACGCCGCTGGTCGACAGGTCAGGCCGGGCGGCTGCCCATCGCCTGCCAGTAGGCGTTGAGGGCGCGCTGGATCTTCAGGTACCAGACGAACTGGCCGATGACCGGCAGAAGGAACCACAGGCCGAGCATGGTCGACTCGGGGCTCTGCCAACCGCGGCGCTGGTAGGCCTTCTCCATCTCCATCGGCACCGTGAACATGATCACGACCGGGAGGAAGAGGGCGATGATCAGGGCGATGCCGCCACCGAGGCCGTCGCCGTTGTGCTTCTGCAGGTCGTCGTGCGTGCGGTACGACCAGGCCACGCCCCAGATCCCGCAGGTGACGATGTACAGCAGGATGTTGGCCGTGGGGTTGTACCAGATCTCGCCGAGGCTCTGCGGCACCGGGCCGGGTCCCGTCATGTACTGCTGCGGGGCGCCGTAGGGCTGCTGCTGCGGCTGCTGCTGGTAGCCGGGGGGCTGCTGCGGGGGCGGCGGCTGGTAGGACGGTGGCTGCTCGCCGCCGGGCCCGCCGGGTGCTCCGGGGCCGCCAGGTCCGCCAGGGTCGCCAGGTCCGCCGGGGGGAGGAGGGTATGCATCGCTCATGGAGCGACCACCTTAGGTGGGGCGCCGTGGCCCATGGTGGCGGAACGCTCCGGTACGGTGCGGCGGATGCGCCACGCTGCCTTTCTCCCGGCCTTCGGCGAGTTCGCCGACCCGGTGGTGGTCGTCGAGCTGGCCGCCGCGCTGGAGGCCGGCGGCTGGGACGGCCTGTTCCTGTGGGACCACCTCGTGCGGCCCCACGAGCCGGAGCGCGCCCTGGTCGCCGACCCGTGGATCCTGCTCGCCGCCGTGGCCACCACGACGTCACGGCTGCGGCTCGGCCCGATGATCACCCCGCTCGCCCGACGCCGGCCGCAGAAGGTGG
This region includes:
- a CDS encoding DNA-3-methyladenine glycosylase, which gives rise to MRRTVEREFYRRDARVVAPDLLNKLLVHGDLVGRIVEAEAYCGGEDPGAHTYRGLTPRNRTMFGPPGGLYVYFTYGMHWCANAVCGDEGEGIAVLLRALAPLEGLDEMRARRPAARRDRDLCSGPAKLCQAFGLDRAFDGADLVAADRGVTILDDGTAPPADPVQTTRVGLSAGAEHPWRWYVTGDPNVSRR
- the argH gene encoding argininosuccinate lyase yields the protein MTEEPEIPEAPDVPEKVDFFGLPDVPDAPTADEPAPKEGSAEPTQTLWHGRFAGGPADELLAFTVSLSFDQRLALDDLAGSAAHVAGLARAELISDFEAAEVFVALDQVEQELTRGDFPFAPTDEDIHTAIERRVTELAGDAGAKLHTGRSRNDQVATALRLWCKRELEAIAGRVVDLQRVLLDRAREAGSTYLPGYTHLQRAQPVLLAHHLLAHGWALARDVDRLADCVRRLDVSPLGAGALAGSSLPLDPAFTAEQLGFARPFDNSLDAVSDRDFVAEALFDLSLLAVHLSRMGEEVVLWTTAEFGFARLDDAYATGSSMLPQKKNADIAELARGKAGRVIGNLTGLLVTLKGLPLAYNRDLQEDKEPLFDAVDQVSLALGAMAGLYRTLEFEPRRMQAAADSPDLAATDMAEWLVGQGMPFRQAHAIVGELVRRSIDQGTPLEDLIALHPDLGPEPARFIGEGRVIQRRTSPGAAGPGPVAIQLEAFAAHVEALTKPTPPPVPVPVEPEPKVSEETTAEAEPDVTEDEVLEAAAPEFEPEVSEPEAAEAEPELSEPEVPEDGAPEEPDAATEAVPDVGSNGAVPDTVDDAEAVPEPEPDADSEVVPEADDESGLEADDEPAAEPEASEDEEPEPAPVSEVPPLASAFVDAAVAALEKKEEVKPVSGEFDLGEFGQFVAGLDLDKTQPEAESDDDEP
- a CDS encoding argininosuccinate synthase — its product is MAKRVVLAYSGGLDTSVAVRWMIDNLQVEVIALAVDVGQASEDWDVVRQRALAAGAVDAFVVDAREEFARDYCLPVLKANALYEGRYPLVSALSRPVIVKHLVAAAREHAADAVAHGCTGKGNDQVRFEVATRALAPDLDVVAPVRSWGMTREDCILYADDHDIPITATKEKLYSIDDNLWGRAIECGEMEDPWATPPAGVWSLTEPTATEPADVVVGFDRGVPVSLDGQALSPATLISQLNGFVGSYGWGRIDMVENRRVGIKSRETYESPAALALMLAHADLEGITLERDLSREKSRMESRYAELVYDGLWFSPLKQALDAFVDSSQQHVTGEVRLRLAPGSCQVEGRRSPVSLYDYGLATYDAADNFRHEDSEGFVRLWGLGIQTWAAVQGTGAGKP
- a CDS encoding NUDIX domain-containing protein, with translation MTDLRLLAPDDPLVAPTADLAVARRHVEAALPTVDDDLRKQILAFVDAHPDALHRTCVEGHLTGSAMVVDPDTERFLFMLHAKVGRWLQPGGHADGDAALPGVALREATEETGITGLRAAAPAIDLDVHLFEAAKEVSHLHFDVRYLVVAPPGAVASGNHESRGLRWAGLDELDGLDLDVGTHRLARHALAALRTL
- a CDS encoding ornithine carbamoyltransferase; the encoded protein is MSLHLRHFLEVDDLSPDELVEVLDRAESPDLPRVLTGRTVGLYFEKPSLRTRHSCEVAVVQLGGHPVSFRRDEVGPGDREPIPDMAKVLSGYHAVLGARVYEQELLDQFSGAASIPIVNLLSNEGHPCQALADLLTMRQTLGSLAGATVAWVGDYNNVARSLSLGATMLGMKVRLGCPPGYGPDDADVDRLRAAGAEPTVSARPEEAVEGALAVHSDTWASMGQEGEADERRRAFEGFTVDDGLMARAAPGAVFMHCLPVHRGEEVSASVMDGPQSRAIVQAHNRLHSFRGLLSWLLDHADGRGAA
- a CDS encoding OmpA family protein translates to MSRRTRRLLGLTLLVAVTVSACGGGGDDDERSGDAASADRPAPETTPTPDDTPATEDAAGCDTDTGDSGDGGVSIGEDGISVGGDGEGGGITIGEDGVDVESGEGRVSVGEGSVTIESCFGDIEVGADDGGITISGPDGDVAISVDDAVTELGGEDTEEGISVPLPDSVLFDFDSAALLPAAGEELGLVAGLAAAYPDATLEIGGHTDAVGEDAYNQQLSEQRATAVRDALAVLGVAGDRMTATGYGETRPVAPDTTPDGADDPAGRQRNRRVEILLVGADL
- the argR gene encoding arginine repressor, which produces MSDSVRTLAKPQRQHRIARLLTENSVVSQTQLVDLLGDEGIAATQATVSRDLDELGAVKVRVPGGDTVYAIPELPMEQHVPETHLRRVFGEWVVEVAASANLVVLRTPPGSAHVVASALDRTGLPGVIGTVAGDDTLLVVVAEEIGGKKMAAQLRELAGL
- a CDS encoding enoyl-CoA hydratase-related protein, which translates into the protein MEPVLLEHPRPHTAVVTLNRPERLNALSIDLALELDRTLTTVAAENDTWVVVLTGAGRGFCSGLDLKDYGVVPGIDGLSVGRIAQRSMRVYSQLVLSLRRLPQPVIAAVNGPAYGGGMCLTLAADLRIAATSAEFNATGIVNGLTSTEMAAGWLLPRLIGAARANDLLLTGRKVGAAEAQELGLVSRVVDDGEVLDEALDMAEAMTRFSPYGLAMTKDALWANLEVASLESAIALEDRNQLMLGFTENLQEAIRAFDAGRDPVYTDDPRRDLFDRPS